A genomic segment from Nicotiana sylvestris chromosome 1, ASM39365v2, whole genome shotgun sequence encodes:
- the LOC104227865 gene encoding uncharacterized protein gives MVRVGFEIQPSKKVMSFWMFLESHKFNHKISICDEKFFKSLYAEAEIALIFLASNSSSSSISQDFCPFTSQLLSPLSLKEIISNKEKVNKEISLIYDTFCCDGFEVKLEEKTKNNMTEEEKLNLALNSKLNPFAKEWSSSEATRSLFMTFSRGYPISRRQIINFFNRKCGNCVEDVFTFREQGKDPTFGKVVFKNTSSCALVLRRGCDVARFYIGSGHVLVKQYKPRHFKNLNRVM, from the exons ATGGTGAGGGTGGGGTTTGAAATTCAACCATCTAAAAAAGTCATGTCTTTTTGGATGTTTTTGGAGTCTCATAAATTTAACCATAAGATTTCTATTTGTGATGAAAAGTTTTTCAAAAGCCTTTATGCTGAAGCTGAAATAGCTTTAATTTTTCTAGCATCaaactcatcatcatcatctattTCTCAAGATTTTTGTCCATTCACTTCTCAACTTCTGAGTCCTCTTTCCCTTAAAGAAATCATTTCGAACAAAGAGAAAGTGAACAAAGAGATATCATTAATCTATGATACATTTTGTTGTGATGGTTTTGAAGTTAAATTGGAGGAAAAAACAAAGAATAATATGACTGAAGAAGAGAAGCTGAATTTGGCATTGAATTCTAAGCTAAACCCTTTTGCCAAAGAATGGAGTTCATCTGAGGCAACTCGTTCATTGTTCATGACATTCTCTCGTGGTTATCCAATCTCCAGGAGACAAATCATTAATTTCTTCAATAG GAAATGTGGGAATTGTGTGGAGGATGTTTTCACATTCAGGGAACAGGGAAAGGATCCCACATTTGGAAAAGTTGTGTTCAAAAACACCTCCAGTTGTGCTTTGGTTTTGAGAAGAGGCTGTGACGTTGCCAGATTTTATATTGGATCAGGACATGTTTTGGTGAAGCAATATAAACCTCGCCATTTCAAGAACCTAAATAGAGTCATGTAG